One segment of Panicum virgatum strain AP13 chromosome 3K, P.virgatum_v5, whole genome shotgun sequence DNA contains the following:
- the LOC120696760 gene encoding transcription repressor OFP8-like codes for MSSARARRGGSLQFPVGRWRHVAVVDAGCGCRPRRATSRLLSQLPSFLRPSPKPPQQPPRSSSRSSSGFFPSSASTASSSAATFTTTHSSYSNYSAYSYSGAACTAATTKSKKQHDPPASTNKAPPPTSSSHAAASRRRQQGSRRKKRYEKMGAAAAAGQEEDDVGVAVEKESSDPRADFRESMVQMVVEMGLCGWDDLRCMLRRLLALNAPRHHAAILAAFAEVCAQLTAPPPPPPHPAYHAYDYHYHY; via the coding sequence ATGTCGTCGGccagggcgcggcggggcgggagcCTGCAGTTCCCGGTGGggcggtggcgccacgtggcgGTGGTGGACGCCGGGTGCGGCTGCCGCCCGCGCCGGGCCACCTCACGCCTGCTCAGCCAGCTGCCCTCCTTCCTCCGCCCCTCGCCCAAGCccccgcagcagccgccgcggagcagctcCCGCTCCTCGTCGGGCTTCTTCccgtcctccgcctccaccgcctcctcctccgccgccaccttcaCCACCACCCACTCCTCCTACTCCAACTACTCCGCCTACTCCTACTCGGGCGCCGCCTGCACTGCCGCCACCACCAAGAGCAAGAAGCAGCACGACCCGCCGGCGTCGACCAACAAGGCGCCGCCGCCTACTTCGTCCTCCCACGCGGCGGCGTCCAGGAGGCGGCAGCAGGGcagcaggaggaagaagaggtacGAGAagatgggcgccgccgccgcagcaggacaggaggaggacgacgtggGCGTGGCTGTGGAGAAGGAGTCCTCCGACCCGCGCGCCGACTTCCGCGAGAGCATGGTCCAGATGGTGGTTGAGATGGGGCTGTGCGGCTGGGACGACCTCCGCTGCATGCTCCGCCGCCTGCTGGCCCTCAACGCCCCGCGCCACCACgccgccatcctcgccgcctTCGCCGAGGTCTGCGCGCAGCTcaccgcgcccccgccgccgccgccgcacccggcGTACCACGCCTACGACTACCACTACCACTACTGA